The following proteins come from a genomic window of Halomarina ordinaria:
- the tmcA gene encoding tRNA(Met) cytidine acetyltransferase TmcA, whose product MFDSLPRALRAEARRANERRLVVLTGSHGACLDALSPFLDAADVDDVHLLGHTDADLPRLEPRRADDLLGTTRECVVVDAHEECRPNALGRAAGAVDGGGLLVLLAPPLDDWPARRDRFDESLAVPPADLDAVGGNFRRRLVGLLRQHPGVAVLDAETGTVERDGLTDPLPARERPAPAPPERHAFPVAAYRACLTDDQVAALRAFEALRSPEGVVVVEADRGRGKSSAAGLAAGSLAAAGRDVLVTAPSRRGAGELFARARELLDTLGVLVEREGTLAATDGGRVRFERPAHAVESDADVLLVDEAAGLPVSLLGSFLSGPPVGFATTVHGYEGAGRGFSVRFRERLASSDRDVTDCSMRAPIRYAASDPVEPWLFRALLLDAGPPVEPLVVDATPETVAYERPTPEDLLADEHVLRELFGLLVLAHYRTEPNDLARLLDAPNVTTRALTHDGHVVAVALLAREGDLSPGLAERTYRVGRVRGNMLPDLMLGQLRDPDAGGPVGYRVVRIATHPAVRSRGLGGHLLDRVHAEFEGDVDWFGVSYGATPRLLSFWASRDYATVHLSTTRNETSGEHSAAMLRPARGAALAARHARWFRERAAGVLSDSLSHLPPDVVRGALAATDEPFAATLTDREWRLVAAAGYGPGQFDVHPDPFRRLAVRALTDPDGPLSADAERLLVRRVLQGHDWEAVAAELGYHSASGARRDVGRACRALCARYGGDASAAERGRYDE is encoded by the coding sequence ATGTTCGACTCCCTCCCGCGCGCGCTCCGCGCGGAGGCCCGCCGGGCGAACGAGCGCCGCCTCGTCGTCCTCACCGGTTCCCACGGGGCCTGCCTCGACGCCCTCTCGCCCTTCCTCGACGCGGCCGACGTCGACGACGTCCACCTGCTCGGCCACACCGACGCCGACCTCCCCCGCCTCGAACCGCGCCGCGCCGACGACCTGCTCGGGACGACGCGCGAGTGCGTCGTCGTCGACGCCCACGAGGAGTGTCGGCCCAACGCGCTCGGACGGGCCGCCGGCGCCGTCGACGGCGGCGGCCTCCTCGTCCTCCTCGCCCCGCCGCTCGACGACTGGCCCGCCCGACGCGACCGCTTCGACGAGTCGCTCGCCGTCCCGCCGGCCGACCTCGACGCTGTGGGCGGGAACTTCCGCCGCCGGCTGGTCGGCCTCCTGCGCCAGCACCCCGGCGTCGCCGTCCTCGACGCGGAGACGGGAACCGTCGAGCGCGACGGTTTGACCGACCCGCTCCCGGCGCGCGAGCGCCCCGCACCCGCACCTCCCGAGCGCCACGCCTTCCCGGTCGCCGCCTACCGCGCCTGTCTGACCGACGACCAGGTCGCGGCGCTCCGGGCGTTCGAGGCGCTCCGGTCGCCGGAGGGCGTGGTGGTCGTCGAGGCCGACCGCGGCCGGGGGAAGTCGAGCGCCGCCGGCCTCGCCGCCGGGTCGCTCGCCGCCGCCGGCCGCGACGTCCTCGTCACCGCGCCCAGCCGTCGGGGGGCGGGCGAACTGTTCGCCCGCGCCCGCGAACTCCTCGATACGCTCGGCGTCCTCGTCGAGCGGGAGGGGACGCTCGCCGCGACCGACGGCGGCCGCGTCCGCTTCGAGCGTCCCGCCCACGCCGTCGAGAGCGACGCCGACGTGCTCCTCGTCGACGAGGCGGCCGGCCTCCCCGTCTCGCTGCTCGGGTCGTTCCTCTCCGGCCCGCCGGTCGGCTTCGCCACCACCGTCCACGGCTACGAGGGGGCGGGACGGGGCTTCTCCGTGCGGTTCCGCGAGCGCCTCGCGTCGAGCGACCGCGACGTGACCGACTGCTCGATGCGCGCGCCCATCCGGTACGCCGCGAGCGACCCCGTCGAGCCGTGGCTGTTCCGCGCGCTCCTGCTCGACGCCGGGCCCCCCGTCGAGCCGCTCGTGGTCGACGCGACACCCGAGACGGTCGCCTACGAGCGCCCGACCCCCGAGGACCTGCTCGCGGACGAACACGTCCTCCGGGAGCTGTTCGGCCTGCTCGTCCTCGCGCACTACCGGACGGAACCCAACGACCTCGCGCGGTTGCTCGACGCGCCCAACGTCACGACGAGAGCGCTCACCCACGACGGCCACGTCGTCGCCGTCGCCCTCCTCGCCCGCGAGGGGGACCTCTCGCCCGGGCTCGCCGAACGCACCTACCGGGTCGGCCGCGTCCGGGGGAACATGCTCCCCGACCTCATGCTGGGCCAGTTGCGCGACCCCGACGCGGGCGGCCCCGTCGGCTACCGCGTCGTCCGCATCGCCACCCACCCCGCGGTCCGCTCGCGGGGGCTCGGCGGCCACCTCCTCGACCGCGTCCACGCCGAGTTCGAGGGCGACGTCGACTGGTTCGGCGTCAGCTACGGGGCGACCCCCCGCCTGCTCTCGTTCTGGGCGAGTCGCGACTACGCGACGGTCCACCTCTCGACGACGCGCAACGAGACGAGCGGCGAGCACTCCGCCGCGATGCTCAGGCCCGCACGTGGGGCGGCGCTCGCGGCGCGCCACGCCCGCTGGTTCCGCGAACGCGCCGCGGGCGTCCTCTCGGATTCCCTCTCGCACCTCCCGCCCGACGTGGTCAGGGGTGCGCTCGCCGCCACCGACGAGCCCTTCGCCGCGACCCTCACCGACCGCGAGTGGCGGCTCGTCGCCGCCGCCGGCTACGGCCCCGGCCAGTTCGACGTCCACCCCGACCCCTTCCGCCGCCTCGCGGTGCGGGCGCTCACCGACCCCGACGGCCCCCTCTCGGCCGACGCCGAGCGCCTCCTCGTCCGGCGCGTCCTCCAGGGCCACGACTGGGAGGCCGTCGCCGCCGAACTCGGCTACCACAGCGCGAGCGGCGCCCGCCGGGACGTGGGGCGGGCCTGCCGGGCGCTCTGTGCGCGCTACGGCGGCGACGCGTCGGCGGCCGAACGGGGGCGGTACGATGAGTGA
- a CDS encoding universal stress protein codes for MTEKVLVPVDGSPLSMRALRVALAERSDATVTALHVIDPSEPGYSYFGADVDVRSEPRHGTDEWFERADGYERDLFAEAADVAAEYDRPLETVTLVGDPARVIVDYVVDHGFDHVVLGSHGRGEDSHVTLGSVTEAVAFRAPVRVSIVR; via the coding sequence ATGACCGAGAAGGTACTCGTCCCCGTCGACGGGTCGCCGCTGTCGATGCGCGCGCTCCGGGTCGCCCTCGCAGAGCGGTCGGACGCGACCGTCACCGCCCTGCACGTCATCGACCCGTCGGAACCGGGGTACAGTTACTTCGGCGCCGACGTCGACGTCCGCTCGGAACCGCGCCACGGGACCGACGAGTGGTTCGAACGGGCGGACGGGTACGAGCGCGACCTGTTCGCCGAGGCGGCCGACGTCGCGGCGGAGTACGACCGACCGCTGGAGACGGTGACGCTGGTCGGCGACCCCGCGCGGGTCATCGTCGACTACGTCGTCGACCACGGCTTCGACCACGTCGTCCTCGGCAGTCACGGCCGGGGCGAGGACAGCCACGTCACGCTCGGGAGCGTCACGGAGGCCGTCGCGTTCCGCGCGCCGGTACGCGTCTCCATCGTTCGCTGA
- a CDS encoding DUF456 domain-containing protein produces the protein MSEATTLLAFALLALGVVGAVLPLLPGALLSLAGVYVYWWGTGYADPTLVVLVGLTLVGVATALVDYFGGAIAARTGGASVATTAIAATAGVLLMLVSGPVGLLVGVAGTVFVLEYGRHRDPRAGARTALYATVGVLASTVVQVLLTLAMLAAMVVVVLV, from the coding sequence ATGAGTGAGGCGACGACCCTGCTCGCGTTCGCCCTCCTCGCGCTCGGCGTGGTGGGTGCGGTCCTCCCGCTCCTGCCCGGGGCGCTCCTCTCGCTCGCGGGCGTCTACGTCTACTGGTGGGGGACGGGGTACGCCGACCCGACGCTCGTCGTGCTCGTCGGCCTCACGCTCGTCGGCGTGGCGACGGCGCTCGTCGACTACTTCGGGGGGGCCATCGCGGCGAGAACGGGCGGCGCGTCGGTGGCGACGACGGCCATCGCGGCGACGGCCGGCGTCCTCCTGATGCTCGTCTCTGGACCCGTCGGCCTCCTCGTCGGCGTGGCGGGGACGGTGTTCGTCCTGGAGTACGGCCGCCACCGCGACCCTCGTGCGGGTGCGCGCACGGCCCTCTACGCGACGGTCGGCGTCCTCGCCTCAACCGTCGTCCAGGTACTGCTCACGCTGGCGATGCTGGCCGCGATGGTGGTCGTCGTCCTCGTCTGA
- a CDS encoding metallophosphoesterase: protein MTEYYFISDLHIGGDEQLQTCEFEAELTEFLQDLAGHDDAELVVLGDLFGLWEFTGVEGLAKLDLLEEHHPWLFEQLRETGETVQITLIPGNHDYELACYPEYEERLAEYNVSLERELHLTREVAGRTVWAEHGMQHDPNNRMPDFGNPHANPVGYFVVRRVVAQAGRLSGHSRYNWPRDIQSVAPMEEIPRWILSNYFYREMSPYLRFVVAPVLLLFNVSLLYLAGLALEELGAIPAGVLQADALARTFGVAGFVLEAFLFVNVLLVLLLVVVSIPLWFFDRDVRRTIRRFGLLTSGLQVGQGDERFLDAARSVFADRPDVAVYVYGHTHRASLTRLGDRLVLNTGTWLKRLVRVPARIGRLPGVYHPSFRLNYFRIREEDGDLVVEYERIEKEPDERLSPLQRLVRTRPPREDPIPERTVLPGDLSDEDDDHHRGQHRQREQYLDDG from the coding sequence GTGACGGAGTACTACTTCATCAGCGACCTGCACATCGGCGGCGACGAACAGCTCCAGACCTGCGAGTTCGAAGCGGAGTTGACCGAGTTCCTGCAGGACCTCGCGGGCCACGACGACGCCGAACTCGTCGTCCTCGGCGACCTCTTCGGGCTGTGGGAGTTCACCGGGGTGGAGGGGCTGGCGAAACTCGACCTGCTGGAGGAGCACCACCCCTGGCTGTTCGAGCAGTTGCGCGAGACGGGCGAGACCGTCCAGATAACCCTCATCCCGGGGAACCACGACTACGAACTCGCCTGTTACCCGGAGTACGAGGAGCGCCTCGCCGAGTACAACGTCTCGCTGGAACGCGAACTGCACCTCACCCGCGAGGTGGCGGGCCGGACGGTGTGGGCCGAGCACGGGATGCAACACGACCCGAACAACCGGATGCCCGACTTCGGCAACCCCCACGCGAACCCGGTCGGCTACTTCGTCGTTCGCCGGGTGGTCGCACAGGCCGGTCGGCTGTCGGGGCACAGCCGGTACAACTGGCCCCGCGACATCCAGTCGGTCGCGCCGATGGAGGAGATTCCCCGGTGGATACTCTCGAACTACTTCTACCGGGAGATGAGCCCCTACCTGCGGTTCGTGGTCGCGCCCGTCCTCCTGCTGTTCAACGTGAGCCTGCTCTACCTCGCCGGCCTCGCCCTCGAAGAACTGGGCGCCATCCCGGCGGGGGTGCTCCAGGCGGACGCGCTCGCGCGGACCTTCGGGGTCGCGGGGTTCGTCCTGGAGGCGTTCCTGTTCGTCAACGTCCTGCTCGTCCTGTTGCTGGTCGTCGTCTCCATCCCCCTGTGGTTCTTCGACCGCGACGTCAGACGGACCATCCGACGCTTCGGCCTGCTCACGTCGGGGTTGCAGGTGGGCCAGGGCGACGAGCGTTTCCTCGACGCGGCGCGGTCGGTGTTCGCCGACCGCCCCGACGTGGCGGTGTACGTGTACGGCCACACCCACCGCGCGTCGCTCACGCGGCTCGGCGACCGACTGGTCCTCAACACCGGGACGTGGCTGAAACGGCTCGTCCGCGTCCCCGCCCGCATCGGGCGCCTCCCGGGAGTGTACCACCCCTCCTTCCGGCTCAACTACTTCCGCATCCGCGAGGAGGACGGCGACCTCGTCGTCGAGTACGAACGCATCGAGAAGGAGCCCGACGAGCGCCTGTCGCCGCTCCAGCGCCTCGTCCGCACCCGCCCTCCCCGGGAGGACCCCATCCCCGAGCGGACCGTCCTCCCGGGCGACCTCTCAGACGAGGACGACGACCACCATCGCGGCCAGCATCGCCAGCGTGAGCAGTACCTGGACGACGGTTGA